The window gataaaaatgcatcTATTAGAAGTTTGGAATTATAACACTGTTAGTTTAGATATCTTGCAACTGTATCATTACATCCAAGTCATGCAGAGAAGTAAGATTCCCATGTTATCTCCTGCTAGTTTTGCAGAAAAGTTGTTAGATGATCCATCTTGTTTTAATCCTTGGAATATGCTAAAACATACTACATGGTATCTCATAGGGTTTGTTTTCTTACTcttaattttgtattgttttcttgcAGTCACCTACAAGTTCATCAGACCGCATTTTAGCACCTCCAAATAGACATGCATTAGttgtagttaaaaaataaaaaagggtggagATGTGGAGAGTGAATGAACCTGGGTTGTTAGCTGATCCTGTGGTATAGGCACCAAACCTGGGAGGCAAAAGCCAAGACTGGGAAACGTTCCTTGCCAAAAGGTGAGGATGTGAATAGCCTTGATATTTGGCTCTCCTGCTAATAGTCATCAGATGTTCCAGTATAGTGGGTTTTCTGGGCATAGCAGGATAGTTGCAGGATTTTCCTAACAGGGTTACAGCAGGATAGTTACAGAAATGTTTCTAGCTCTGTAACATTTTAGTGCACAAAGAATACTCTTGAAAACTCACAAACCTTGAACAATTTACAATGCCCCTATAGTTAAACTTTCTGATTGTGAGACCCTATAAAATAAGCTTGCAGAGTTAGTACTGGAGATCCTTTGTTGTTGCTAAGTAGGTTGTGGCAATGCTGTCTGAGAAATCACAGTGGGACACTGAAAGATGAGATGATTTTGGCtaaaataaaggtgaaaagaATCTTTCAAGAAGCAAAAATAGAACATCAAAACATCATTAATGCTAATTATAATAACTATGAACCTAGAAGTTTGAATGAAAGGCATAACTTTTCTCTGATTTACTTACCtatattttccttattcttcaaaatttattttattcaaattaaaatttcattgaattttttataaattaaataaggaaaattcCAAGTGTTTCATGACAAATGCTATTGATGAGGCTACCAGAAAACaagtacactcataaattgctggtgggaatttAAAACGGTGCATCACTTTGGAATGAAATTTGCCAATATATAATATCAAAAGTGCATTTACCTTttgctcaaaattttaaatttttatatttacatctgTAACATGAACAAACAGTACTATAAAAATGCATATGCATGAAGCTATTCTTTGTAGCATGGTCTGTAATAGTAAATGATTGGTCAAATAAATTATGGCATGTCTATAAAATAGAGTAATAGGAGGTTGAAAAAGGGTGAGAACTATTTTTGTGGTTAAAGAATACCTATGCTGGAGTTAGGATCTATTTTAGCTTTGATGAAAGCAACACCATAACTGAAATTAATGATGTTACTTTAACAAAGTATAAGAACCTAAATATGGGATAGACAACTTATGCAGTTCAGTTCATTATTCCTGGAAAAAATGTAGTgaggaaagaaatgatttttgaGATTATAAAGACATATACAAGAGGGTTATGGGTCCACTTTTCTCTACCCATATTGTATACTAATAAGCTGAAAAGAGCTAACAGAACTTCAAGGGCATGAGAACTGAAGTAAAGTAGCAAGGAGAGTTTTGTACTGAGAGGAATCATAGGACTTTTCATATGGTAAATAGATGGTCAGGTTtagctaaagaaaaacaaaatggcaaGATGATTTGTGAtagggtttgttttctttttctatgtatgtGCCCATATTTTAAAGTTACTAGTACTTTCATACTGTCCACAATGAATGTTACACAGAAACATGAATATCTGAAAATACTTTGCCACAGAAATGTTGAAAGGCCAACACaccaataaggaaaaagaaaaagttgacaaTGGGCAGGCAGAGAAGCTTTTGCAGGTAGTGGTAATAGATTTAAACTACTTCTGTGTTCCTTTCTCTTTACGGAGCTATCCAAAGGTCATTTAAGAAATAGAGTTTCATCCCAATGGAGATGTAAAAAGAGGCAGAGAGGAAACTCAAATATGAGACTCATTGTGCTCCATTCGATGAACTTTAGTTTTACCTCTCAATGTCTATAGGATGTGGTTTCTGAGAGCTAGGGCTTTGTGGAAGGTCCTGCTGAGGGCATTCTTCACCTCGTTATTTCTGAGGCTATAGATGATTGGGTTCAACACAGGAGTCACAACAGTATAGGACAATGATAACAATTTCTTGCTCTCAGGAGAATTGCTTGACTTGGGCCGGAAATAGGTGAGGCTTAAAGATACATAGAACAGGGAGACAAcaaggaggtgggaggagcaggtaGAGAAGGCTTTGTGCTTCCCTTTAGCTGATGGAATCTGGAGGATGGCAGCGGCAATGCGAGTGTAGGAACACAAGATCAGCAGGCAGGGAATCATGACTACCAGAATGGTCCCCACGATGGCGTAGATCTCAAACCGTGTTGTGTCTGCACAGACCAGCCTCAGCACAGGTGGGCtatcacagaagaagtggttcACCTTGTTGGTGGCACAGAATGGAAAACTGAAGAGCCACGTGGTCTGCACGGTAGCCACAGGAAACCCTGGAAACCAGGAGGCAGCAGCCAGCTTGGCACGTGTCCTTTGGTTCATGAGGACTGGGTAATGCAAGGGACTGCAGATGGCTACATAGCGATCATATGCCATGGTGGCCAGGAGGAAGCATTCGGCCAccccaaagaagaagaagaaatacatctGAGCGGCACAGCCAGTGAAGGAGATGGTTGTGTCCCGGGCAATGAGGGTCCCCAGCATTTTGGGCACAATGACTAGGTTGAAGCCAATCTCCAGGAAGGACAAGtttctgaggaagaagtacatgggactGTGCAGCATGGGGTCAGCCAAGGTCACCAGAATGATGAGGCTGTTTCCCATCAGAGTGACCAGGTAGATGGTTA of the Sciurus carolinensis chromosome 11, mSciCar1.2, whole genome shotgun sequence genome contains:
- the LOC124959995 gene encoding olfactory receptor 10A5 encodes the protein MAAENWTRVSEFVLMSFSSLPTEIQSLLFLTFLTIYLVTLMGNSLIILVTLADPMLHSPMYFFLRNLSFLEIGFNLVIVPKMLGTLIARDTTISFTGCAAQMYFFFFFGVAECFLLATMAYDRYVAICSPLHYPVLMNQRTRAKLAAASWFPGFPVATVQTTWLFSFPFCATNKVNHFFCDSPPVLRLVCADTTRFEIYAIVGTILVVMIPCLLILCSYTRIAAAILQIPSAKGKHKAFSTCSSHLLVVSLFYVSLSLTYFRPKSSNSPESKKLLSLSYTVVTPVLNPIIYSLRNNEVKNALSRTFHKALALRNHIL